The following proteins come from a genomic window of Azospirillum humicireducens:
- a CDS encoding cytidylyltransferase domain-containing protein produces MDKPRIVAVSQARMTSTRLPGKVLLPAAGRPLLALHLERLSRTPGLDAVVLATTVNVTDDPVVECAESLGIPVFRGDEQDVLGRFAGAAAAAQADLVVRVTADCPLIDPVLVGRLIAAFRDDPSLDYLSIDSTRYPRGLDAEIFPRRLLDEAAASAADPAEREHVTPYIYRRPERFRLGTALAPLEPVEPPDQRWCVDEPADYELVRRLIEALLPFNPAFGWQDCCKLLRDHPDWMDINRSVRQKSLH; encoded by the coding sequence ATGGATAAGCCGCGCATCGTTGCCGTCTCGCAGGCCCGCATGACCTCCACCCGGCTGCCGGGAAAGGTGCTGCTGCCCGCCGCCGGGCGGCCGCTGCTGGCCCTTCATCTGGAGCGGCTGTCCCGCACGCCCGGCCTTGATGCGGTGGTGCTTGCGACGACGGTGAACGTCACCGACGACCCGGTGGTGGAGTGCGCCGAAAGCCTCGGCATTCCCGTTTTCCGCGGAGACGAGCAGGATGTGCTGGGCCGATTCGCCGGTGCTGCGGCTGCGGCGCAGGCGGATCTGGTGGTTCGGGTCACCGCCGACTGTCCGCTGATCGATCCGGTGCTGGTCGGCCGCCTCATCGCCGCCTTCCGCGACGATCCGTCGCTGGACTATCTGTCGATCGACAGCACCCGGTATCCGCGCGGCCTGGATGCGGAGATCTTCCCGCGCCGCCTTCTGGACGAGGCTGCGGCGAGCGCCGCCGATCCGGCCGAGCGGGAGCATGTCACCCCCTACATCTACCGCCGTCCGGAGCGTTTCCGGCTGGGGACCGCTCTTGCGCCGCTCGAACCGGTCGAGCCGCCCGATCAGCGCTGGTGCGTGGACGAGCCTGCCGATTACGAGCTGGTGCGCCGTCTGATCGAGGCTCTGTTGCCCTTCAATCCCGCCTTCGGATGGCAGGATTGTTGCAAACTGCTTCGCGACCACCCCGATTGGATGGACATCAACCGTTCGGTCCGGCAAAAGTCGCTGCACTGA
- a CDS encoding acyl carrier protein, with translation MDRKDFLLALDEMLELDPGTLTGDEALESLDAWDSLAVISFIALVDEKTGVVVEGEKLAKAKTVADLLALAGAPVAA, from the coding sequence ATGGATCGCAAAGACTTCCTGCTCGCTCTTGACGAGATGCTTGAACTGGATCCCGGCACGCTGACCGGCGACGAGGCTCTGGAATCGCTTGACGCCTGGGATTCGCTGGCCGTCATCAGCTTCATCGCGCTCGTCGACGAGAAGACCGGCGTGGTGGTGGAAGGCGAGAAGCTGGCCAAGGCCAAGACCGTCGCCGATCTGCTGGCCCTGGCGGGTGCCCCGGTCGCGGCCTGA
- a CDS encoding glycosyltransferase, translating to MMPETGPSDRLSAAADALLVFLADRQVNAEKLNSFSALCEELRRDLDLDSRLALAERIERQAPPNDTIRLRSVLFLLTGDLYHYERILHYLLLGGDSADPAVLHFVHWCMMRQLFLGVAQGEKQASFVPCDLFRYYTALVRQLARRWGLTPAPAPLRDGPIRRVALVTNQFTNQGHQPTRDCFDFAARLQDDFGLDVAIINVNCLPNRVESVFIPPMVAEVAADLEGVFALKMFGRQVKVASFTEPAFSQSKLSVIVDSIDGYDPDLIVAFGGSNIVADLFADAGARPVVSIPTSSGITLSLAPIVLGYEEEDHTRSVPALYRAPFARRFRPFTFGFTPPPSNGMRVETGFPDGTALFVVVGTRLDKEVQAEMLDLFDDILDLSPGAALVFAGEVRELPGRLGPLRNRDRMRCLGHVADIRALYGSCRVFLNLPRQGGGGGTAYALAEGVPVVTYGWGDGASVSGPEFCVADRDAYLDRAVRLAVDADAHAAAAAAARERFAMVGDRRRCVERLLAYGEEARSLLRAERAGTN from the coding sequence ATGATGCCGGAAACTGGTCCGTCCGACCGCCTGTCCGCGGCGGCCGATGCGCTGCTGGTCTTTCTCGCCGACCGGCAGGTCAACGCCGAGAAGCTCAACAGCTTCTCCGCGCTTTGCGAGGAACTGCGCCGCGATCTGGACCTGGACAGCCGGCTGGCGCTGGCGGAACGGATCGAGCGCCAAGCACCGCCGAACGATACGATCCGTCTGCGCTCGGTCCTGTTCCTGTTGACCGGCGACCTCTACCACTACGAACGGATCCTGCATTATCTGCTGCTGGGGGGCGACAGTGCCGATCCGGCGGTGCTGCATTTCGTCCACTGGTGCATGATGCGGCAGCTGTTCCTGGGGGTGGCCCAGGGAGAGAAGCAGGCGAGCTTCGTGCCCTGCGATCTGTTCCGCTACTACACGGCCTTGGTCAGGCAGCTGGCGCGGCGCTGGGGGCTGACACCGGCCCCTGCGCCTCTGCGCGACGGACCGATCCGCCGCGTGGCGCTCGTCACCAACCAGTTCACCAACCAGGGCCATCAGCCGACCCGCGACTGTTTCGACTTCGCCGCGCGTCTGCAGGATGATTTCGGGCTGGACGTGGCCATCATCAACGTCAATTGTCTGCCGAACCGGGTGGAGAGCGTCTTCATCCCGCCGATGGTGGCGGAGGTGGCAGCCGACCTGGAAGGCGTCTTCGCCTTGAAGATGTTCGGCCGGCAGGTCAAGGTCGCGTCCTTCACCGAACCGGCTTTCAGCCAAAGCAAGCTGAGTGTGATCGTCGATAGCATCGACGGCTACGATCCCGACCTGATCGTCGCGTTCGGTGGATCGAACATCGTCGCGGATCTGTTCGCCGATGCGGGCGCCCGTCCGGTGGTGTCGATTCCCACCAGTTCCGGCATCACGCTGTCGCTGGCGCCCATCGTGCTGGGATATGAGGAGGAGGACCACACCCGCTCGGTCCCCGCTCTGTACCGGGCTCCCTTCGCCCGCCGTTTCCGCCCCTTCACCTTCGGCTTCACGCCGCCGCCGTCGAACGGCATGCGTGTCGAGACCGGTTTTCCCGACGGGACCGCGCTGTTCGTGGTGGTCGGCACCCGTCTGGACAAGGAGGTGCAGGCCGAGATGCTGGACCTGTTCGACGACATTCTCGATCTCAGTCCGGGCGCGGCACTCGTCTTCGCCGGCGAGGTGCGCGAACTGCCCGGCCGGCTCGGCCCGCTGCGCAACCGGGACCGCATGCGCTGCCTCGGTCATGTCGCCGACATTCGCGCGCTCTATGGCAGCTGCCGGGTCTTCCTCAACCTGCCACGGCAGGGCGGCGGGGGTGGCACGGCTTACGCCCTGGCCGAGGGGGTTCCCGTGGTCACCTATGGTTGGGGCGACGGTGCCAGCGTCTCCGGCCCTGAATTCTGCGTGGCGGACCGTGATGCCTATCTGGACCGTGCCGTGAGGCTTGCCGTGGACGCCGACGCCCATGCTGCGGCGGCCGCGGCGGCCAGGGAACGTTTCGCCATGGTCGGCGACCGGCGCCGCTGCGTCGAACGGCTGCTGGCCTATGGCGAGGAGGCGCGGTCGCTGTTGCGCGCCGAACGCGCCGGCACGAATTAA
- a CDS encoding ATP-binding protein translates to MSDLRMPSSDGAADSRWRSSTLLRRIAASPRALLTVLCTTLALLGTASWGAVTLLDYRDTLERSEREARQAAVLFDSHARGVLDSSVNLLERIAGRMDGRGIGSWAERSLAEAMAVERFGRMTLMSADGSVQFGPSVAFAEPETADGLSLLVRPLPPGEEHAIQPAAGHMAGQPSILLARRIHGVTGALDGALLVAVPLSALTPVLNAFADDTQRLAGLYRPDGLRLAGEGAASLGILPRLGPGAERVEAEWTFDGERSVLGLKRMTRLPVLSAVAIPRAVVLAPWYTRMERGLAVIVAGVAALAGLSLLGVASLRRETAARHALTEANAQLELANAQLEQRVEERTAALSSANLKLSRALEEKERANQAKGRFLSAANHDLRQPFQALRLFHHILMERLSDPRDRSIAEKMGEALDAGEKLLHALLEVATLDAGVVRPQLADVPVSAVLDDLVAEFRGMAADKGLVLRAMPARMVIRTDRMLLTRMLGDLVRNAIRFTDAGRVTIGCRHRGRWLRIEVWDTGAGIPAEQLENIFEDFVQLGNPERDRRQGLGLGLAKVRRKAALLGHAVEVRSLPGRGSVFAVNVPVVGTERLQTAVTMQDTAQAEAGDRLILVVEDDPVQRDAVRLLLESWGHRVIEAVDGEAALALFAGSAGGLTDPPNPDMIVSDFRLPGRFTGVQTVTKVGERLGRAVPGLILTGDTAPERIRDAVATGCRLLHKPVTPDDLRDAIAAILSERPAGRSAEGGEQSLEDQSVA, encoded by the coding sequence ATGTCCGACCTTCGCATGCCATCCTCCGACGGTGCCGCCGACAGCCGTTGGCGCTCTTCCACGCTTCTACGCCGGATCGCCGCTTCCCCCCGTGCGCTGCTGACCGTCCTGTGCACGACACTGGCCCTGCTGGGTACAGCGTCCTGGGGCGCCGTCACGCTGCTCGATTACCGGGATACGCTGGAACGCTCAGAGCGGGAGGCGCGGCAGGCCGCGGTCCTGTTCGACAGCCATGCGCGTGGCGTGCTGGACTCGAGCGTCAATCTGCTGGAGCGGATCGCCGGCCGCATGGATGGCCGCGGCATCGGGAGTTGGGCCGAGCGCAGCCTTGCCGAAGCGATGGCGGTGGAGCGATTCGGCCGCATGACCCTGATGAGTGCCGATGGATCGGTGCAGTTCGGACCGTCCGTCGCCTTTGCCGAGCCGGAGACCGCCGACGGGCTGTCCCTGCTGGTCCGCCCTCTGCCGCCGGGGGAGGAGCATGCGATCCAGCCGGCGGCCGGTCATATGGCCGGTCAGCCATCCATTCTCCTTGCCCGCCGAATCCACGGCGTCACGGGCGCTCTCGACGGGGCGCTGCTGGTCGCGGTGCCGCTGTCGGCATTGACACCGGTGCTGAACGCCTTCGCCGACGATACGCAACGCCTGGCCGGGCTGTACCGCCCGGACGGCTTGCGGCTGGCCGGCGAGGGCGCCGCGTCGCTTGGCATCCTGCCGCGGCTGGGGCCGGGTGCGGAACGGGTGGAGGCGGAGTGGACGTTCGATGGTGAGCGGTCGGTCCTTGGCCTGAAGCGGATGACCCGCCTGCCGGTCCTGTCGGCGGTGGCGATCCCGCGGGCGGTCGTTCTGGCCCCATGGTATACCCGGATGGAGCGCGGGCTGGCAGTGATCGTCGCCGGCGTCGCGGCGCTTGCCGGATTGTCCCTGTTGGGCGTGGCCAGTCTGCGGCGCGAGACCGCCGCCCGCCATGCGCTGACCGAAGCGAACGCCCAGCTGGAACTGGCGAACGCCCAACTCGAACAGCGTGTGGAGGAGCGCACGGCCGCCCTCAGCTCCGCCAATCTGAAGCTGAGCCGGGCGCTGGAGGAGAAGGAGCGGGCCAATCAGGCCAAGGGACGCTTCCTGTCAGCCGCGAACCATGATTTGCGCCAGCCTTTCCAGGCGTTACGGCTGTTTCATCACATATTGATGGAGCGTCTGAGCGACCCGCGCGACCGCAGCATAGCCGAGAAGATGGGTGAGGCGCTGGATGCCGGGGAAAAGCTCCTGCATGCCCTGCTCGAGGTGGCGACGCTTGATGCCGGCGTGGTGCGGCCGCAACTGGCCGACGTGCCGGTTTCCGCCGTCCTCGATGATCTGGTCGCCGAGTTCCGCGGAATGGCGGCGGACAAGGGGCTGGTCCTGCGTGCCATGCCGGCGCGCATGGTGATCCGCACCGACCGGATGCTGTTGACCCGCATGCTTGGCGATCTGGTGCGCAATGCCATCCGCTTCACCGACGCCGGGCGGGTCACCATCGGTTGCCGGCACCGGGGACGATGGCTGCGCATCGAAGTATGGGACACCGGCGCCGGCATCCCGGCCGAACAGCTGGAGAACATCTTCGAGGACTTCGTGCAGCTCGGCAATCCCGAACGCGACCGCCGGCAGGGGCTCGGCCTCGGCCTCGCCAAGGTGCGGCGCAAGGCGGCGCTGCTGGGCCATGCGGTGGAGGTGCGGTCGCTTCCCGGCCGCGGTTCCGTCTTTGCCGTCAATGTGCCGGTGGTGGGAACCGAACGGCTGCAGACGGCGGTGACGATGCAGGACACCGCTCAGGCCGAAGCCGGCGACCGCCTGATCCTGGTGGTGGAGGATGACCCGGTCCAACGCGACGCCGTTCGCCTGCTGCTGGAAAGCTGGGGGCACCGCGTGATCGAGGCGGTCGACGGCGAGGCGGCGCTCGCTCTGTTCGCCGGAAGCGCCGGTGGGCTGACCGATCCGCCGAATCCGGACATGATCGTCAGCGACTTCCGCCTTCCCGGCCGCTTCACCGGAGTCCAGACGGTGACCAAGGTCGGCGAACGGCTTGGCCGGGCCGTACCGGGCTTGATCCTGACTGGAGACACCGCGCCGGAGCGCATCCGCGATGCGGTGGCGACCGGTTGCCGGTTGCTGCACAAGCCGGTGACACCGGACGATCTGCGCGACGCCATCGCCGCAATCCTGTCGGAACGGCCGGCCGGCAGGTCGGCGGAGGGCGGCGAACAATCCCTGGAAGACCAGTCGGTGGCCTGA
- the gpmA gene encoding 2,3-diphosphoglycerate-dependent phosphoglycerate mutase has protein sequence MHRLILLRHGQSVWNAEDRFTGWTDVGLTDRGVAETRQAADLLKAAGIDVDVAFTSVLSRAIETLHLVLSDMDRLWLPVHKHWRLNERHYGALQGLNKAETAERHGAAQVFQWRRSWDVPPPPIEPDDPRSAVTDRRYAGLARSNLPRGESLKDTTARVLPFWSEAIGPALRLGARVLVSAHGNSLRGLVKHLDTVADQDIPLFEIPTGRPLVYELGADLTPLRRYFLGDNGTVEEISWPNRDGDGRNSSAAA, from the coding sequence ATGCACCGATTGATCCTGTTGCGCCATGGCCAGAGCGTCTGGAATGCGGAGGACCGCTTCACCGGTTGGACCGACGTCGGACTGACCGACCGCGGCGTCGCCGAGACCCGTCAGGCGGCGGACCTGCTGAAGGCCGCCGGCATCGACGTCGATGTCGCCTTCACCTCGGTGCTGAGCCGCGCCATCGAGACGCTGCACCTCGTCCTCAGCGACATGGACCGGCTGTGGTTGCCGGTGCACAAGCATTGGCGCCTGAATGAGCGGCATTACGGCGCATTGCAGGGATTGAACAAGGCGGAGACCGCGGAACGCCATGGGGCGGCGCAGGTGTTCCAGTGGCGGCGCAGTTGGGATGTCCCGCCGCCGCCGATCGAGCCGGACGATCCCCGCTCCGCCGTGACCGACCGCCGCTATGCCGGACTGGCGCGGTCGAATCTGCCGCGCGGCGAAAGCCTGAAGGACACCACCGCCCGCGTTCTTCCCTTCTGGTCAGAGGCGATCGGCCCGGCGCTGCGGCTCGGCGCCAGAGTGTTGGTCTCGGCGCACGGCAATAGCCTTCGTGGGCTGGTCAAGCATCTGGACACTGTCGCCGACCAGGACATCCCGCTGTTCGAGATCCCCACCGGCCGCCCCCTGGTCTATGAACTGGGCGCCGATCTGACGCCGCTGCGCCGCTATTTCTTGGGCGACAACGGCACGGTGGAGGAGATCAGCTGGCCCAACCGGGACGGGGACGGGCGGAACAGCAGCGCGGCGGCGTGA
- the pseI gene encoding pseudaminic acid synthase: protein MSIAGRPIGQGHPPYLIAEMSGNHNGDLGRALALVEAAKEAGADAVKLQTYTADTITIAHDGPGFRLEGGLWSGRTLHDLYREAHTPWDWHVPLFERARALGLTIFSSPFDETAVELLEELEAPAFKIASFELIDLALIRRAARSGKPLIMSTGLATLGEIEEAVAAAGDVPLALLHCVSGYPTPPEDCNLRTIPHLAESFAGIAAGLSDHSQGIAVPVAAAVMGATVIEKHFTLSRADGGVDSAFSLEPAEFKAMAEAVRTATAALGRVDYTVKPSEAGGRDYRRSLYVVADVEAGEPLTAANIRSIRPGFGMAPKHLPDVLGRRAARRLRRGEPLGWEMLAPRGEDPHG, encoded by the coding sequence ATGTCCATCGCTGGCCGGCCGATCGGGCAGGGCCATCCGCCCTATCTGATCGCGGAGATGTCGGGGAACCACAACGGCGACCTCGGCCGCGCCCTGGCGCTGGTGGAGGCGGCGAAGGAGGCGGGGGCCGATGCGGTCAAGCTGCAGACCTACACCGCCGACACCATCACCATCGCCCATGACGGTCCGGGCTTCCGGCTGGAGGGCGGGCTGTGGAGCGGGCGCACCCTGCACGACCTCTACCGCGAGGCCCACACCCCGTGGGACTGGCATGTGCCCCTGTTCGAACGGGCACGGGCGCTGGGGCTGACCATCTTCAGCTCCCCCTTCGACGAGACCGCCGTCGAACTGCTGGAGGAGTTGGAGGCGCCGGCCTTCAAGATCGCGTCCTTCGAGCTGATCGACCTGGCCCTGATCCGCCGCGCCGCGCGGTCGGGCAAACCGCTGATCATGTCCACCGGCCTTGCGACGCTGGGCGAGATCGAGGAGGCGGTGGCCGCAGCCGGCGACGTGCCACTGGCCCTGCTGCATTGCGTCAGCGGCTATCCCACTCCGCCGGAGGATTGCAATCTCCGGACGATTCCGCATCTTGCGGAGAGTTTCGCCGGCATCGCCGCCGGGCTGTCCGACCACAGCCAGGGCATCGCCGTGCCGGTCGCCGCCGCCGTGATGGGCGCGACGGTGATCGAAAAGCACTTCACCCTGTCGCGCGCCGACGGCGGCGTCGACAGCGCCTTTTCCCTGGAGCCGGCCGAATTCAAGGCGATGGCCGAGGCCGTGCGCACGGCGACCGCCGCCTTGGGCCGCGTCGACTACACGGTGAAGCCCAGCGAGGCCGGGGGGCGTGACTATCGCCGCTCGCTCTATGTCGTCGCCGACGTGGAGGCGGGGGAGCCGCTGACCGCCGCCAATATCCGCTCCATCCGCCCCGGCTTCGGCATGGCTCCGAAGCACCTGCCCGACGTGCTGGGCCGCCGCGCCGCCCGCCGTTTGCGCCGGGGAGAGCCGCTGGGCTGGGAGATGCTGGCACCGCGAGGGGAGGACCCACATGGATAA
- a CDS encoding MarR family transcriptional regulator codes for MAEPDAGTQISSRRTAGLQGTPTLSDYRSSNLTTLRTEATMLHHHDVISRAVSTDREITLEALRVFTYLSRRLHFDRSVPVLQSELADALGMQRPNVNRAIKLLETKQILLRESKLGRAITFRLNPGLEGGRA; via the coding sequence ATGGCGGAACCGGATGCCGGAACGCAGATATCCTCGCGCCGCACAGCGGGCCTGCAGGGAACGCCCACGCTTTCCGATTATCGCTCCAGCAACCTGACAACCTTGCGTACCGAGGCCACGATGCTGCATCATCATGACGTCATCTCCAGAGCTGTGTCGACCGACCGCGAGATCACTCTGGAGGCGCTTCGTGTGTTCACTTATCTGAGCCGGAGGCTCCATTTCGATCGCTCCGTTCCGGTGCTCCAGTCCGAACTGGCTGATGCGCTGGGCATGCAGCGGCCCAATGTGAACCGGGCCATCAAGCTGCTGGAAACCAAGCAGATTCTTCTGCGGGAATCCAAACTGGGGCGCGCGATCACGTTCCGGCTGAATCCGGGACTGGAGGGCGGCCGGGCCTGA
- a CDS encoding pentapeptide repeat-containing protein, with protein MVQNRTLKRLEQAQLDQAVRRHEMFRNARVGGARANLSFCDLSGLDLSGRDLAHADFVGAGLRGANLSGARLDCASFFVADLRQANFDGASLIKADLRGACLRGAILVGANLFEADLRDGSLAEKDRSGHLHMVQIDSSPAEADGADLSGANLTNARMSGIMAIHTDFSDAVMRGCKLVRATMRGANFTGSNMEGADLSGADLRGACLRGAVLTGATMVMTDLTDADVEEALTDKPVGRVVAELGRSLEDLLADHMAWVGSSGAQGAMLDLSGFDLRHAPSLAHMCLTMLRAQGATLYGLDLSGVQLQAAVLDKADLRGASLADGDLRGVSLRHAKLNNANLRNVNLRPLVFDEQRSRPADLSGAKLRYADLSGACLRSVNLGNADLSFANLRGCDLARTDLTGAKLFGAKLERRSLAEGAILDGVAGLKL; from the coding sequence ATGGTGCAGAATCGCACGCTCAAGCGTCTCGAACAGGCGCAGCTCGACCAGGCAGTGCGGCGGCACGAGATGTTCCGCAATGCCCGGGTGGGCGGCGCGCGCGCCAACCTGTCCTTCTGCGATCTGTCCGGGCTCGACCTGTCGGGCCGCGACCTCGCCCATGCCGATTTCGTCGGGGCCGGCCTGCGCGGCGCCAACCTGTCTGGGGCGCGGCTGGACTGTGCCTCCTTCTTCGTCGCCGATCTGCGGCAGGCGAATTTCGACGGCGCCAGCCTGATCAAGGCCGACCTGCGCGGCGCCTGCCTGCGCGGCGCCATCCTGGTCGGCGCCAACCTGTTCGAGGCCGATCTCCGTGACGGCTCTCTGGCCGAAAAGGACCGGTCGGGCCATCTGCACATGGTGCAGATCGACTCCAGCCCGGCGGAAGCGGATGGCGCCGATCTGTCCGGCGCCAACCTGACCAACGCCCGGATGTCGGGCATCATGGCGATCCATACCGACTTTTCCGATGCGGTGATGCGCGGCTGCAAGCTGGTTCGGGCCACCATGCGCGGCGCCAACTTCACCGGCTCCAACATGGAGGGGGCCGACCTGTCCGGCGCCGATCTGCGCGGTGCCTGCCTGCGCGGGGCGGTGCTGACCGGCGCCACCATGGTGATGACCGACCTGACCGACGCCGACGTGGAGGAGGCGCTGACCGACAAGCCGGTCGGGCGGGTGGTGGCGGAACTGGGGCGGTCGCTGGAGGATCTGCTGGCCGACCACATGGCCTGGGTGGGATCGAGCGGGGCGCAGGGCGCGATGCTCGACCTGTCGGGCTTCGACCTGCGCCATGCCCCGTCGCTTGCCCACATGTGCCTGACCATGCTGCGGGCTCAGGGGGCGACGCTCTACGGTCTCGACCTGTCGGGCGTGCAATTGCAGGCGGCGGTGCTGGACAAGGCGGACCTGCGCGGTGCCAGTCTTGCCGACGGCGACCTGCGCGGCGTCAGCCTGCGGCACGCGAAGCTGAACAACGCCAACCTGCGCAACGTGAACCTGCGGCCCCTGGTCTTCGACGAACAGCGTTCCCGCCCTGCCGATTTGTCGGGCGCCAAGCTGCGCTACGCCGACCTCAGCGGCGCCTGCCTGCGGTCGGTCAATCTCGGCAACGCCGATCTGTCCTTCGCCAACCTGCGCGGCTGCGACCTCGCCCGGACCGACCTGACAGGCGCCAAGCTGTTCGGAGCCAAGCTGGAACGCCGTTCCCTGGCCGAGGGAGCGATCCTCGACGGCGTGGCGGGGCTGAAGCTGTAG
- a CDS encoding helicase-related protein gives MTDDTSDNARSGRTPGTADEFDRRDALRAVAAVVRGDGIEVDADSTPARWSVAVNHVVQIPGTDRKLKLRFKVALGPLPDIEADLWGLLTIDEGFGRPQAKALGKRVKGACLSSPAIAKAKDRVDGWFASMGQRASGFGESWRPKGFADELGRVVGFGGRIPRLQTLLDAMEEAFSTAAARAGLKVRRERLENASGMGVYLDSFTTARAMIRKLRLYVGPTNSGKTHAAMDRLAEAESGCYLAPLRLLALEGQEALETRGRPCSLVTGEERDVRPGAAFTSSTIEMVNTSKVWGACVIDEIQMIGDPDRGWAWTQAVAGVAAPEILMTGSADAIPYVKRLADAMGEELEVVEFTRKSPLRVQEERVKLDEVKPGDALIAFSRKDVMALRHDLLGRNHNVAVIYGALSPEVRRAEARRFREGTADVLVATDAIGMGLNLPVARVVLSTTRKYDGREERELTASEIRQIGGRAGRFGMHEEGRVAVLDGENINPVRRALTSPPVPPEDPRSWISPNLSHVEAIAQELDTDSLAKVLRTAGQELLRANQTFRMTDLEQRIQAASAVDRAKLPLAQRDMLARCPIDTRDQNNLRLLGGWAVNQGRGIPNAAPDAAERFRHSVGTDVELEKAERAVKELTAYAWLAYRFPDAYPEMDLCQERRAHLNAFIERTLAERSLARACPVCGTRLKANHRFRVCDNCYSSRVEERRGGHRGGPARANGEKAPGHQHHFHHPVKEGGRDGGRDAGRGAPRTGRGPRRRNAAP, from the coding sequence ATGACCGACGACACTTCCGACAACGCCCGCTCGGGCCGCACTCCCGGCACCGCCGATGAATTCGACCGCCGCGATGCCCTGCGCGCGGTGGCCGCCGTGGTGCGCGGCGACGGGATCGAGGTGGATGCCGACAGCACCCCGGCGCGCTGGTCGGTCGCGGTCAACCACGTCGTCCAGATCCCCGGCACCGACCGGAAGCTGAAACTGCGCTTCAAGGTGGCGCTCGGGCCTCTGCCGGACATCGAGGCCGACCTGTGGGGCCTGCTGACCATCGACGAGGGCTTCGGTCGGCCGCAGGCCAAGGCGCTGGGCAAGCGGGTGAAGGGCGCCTGCCTGTCCTCTCCCGCCATCGCCAAGGCGAAGGACCGCGTCGACGGCTGGTTCGCGTCGATGGGACAGCGGGCGTCGGGCTTCGGCGAGTCCTGGCGGCCGAAGGGCTTCGCCGACGAGCTGGGCCGCGTCGTCGGCTTCGGCGGCCGGATCCCGCGCCTGCAGACCCTGCTGGATGCGATGGAGGAGGCGTTCTCGACCGCCGCGGCCCGCGCCGGCCTGAAGGTGCGGCGGGAGCGGCTGGAGAATGCGTCCGGCATGGGCGTTTATCTCGACAGCTTCACCACTGCCCGCGCGATGATCCGCAAGCTGCGGCTGTATGTCGGCCCGACCAATTCGGGCAAGACCCACGCGGCGATGGACCGGCTGGCCGAGGCGGAGAGCGGCTGCTATCTCGCGCCCCTGCGCTTGCTGGCGCTGGAAGGGCAGGAGGCGCTGGAGACGCGCGGCCGGCCCTGCAGCCTTGTCACCGGCGAGGAGCGCGACGTGCGGCCGGGTGCCGCCTTCACCTCCTCCACCATCGAGATGGTGAACACGTCCAAAGTGTGGGGCGCCTGCGTCATCGACGAGATCCAGATGATCGGCGATCCCGACCGCGGCTGGGCCTGGACCCAGGCGGTGGCCGGCGTTGCCGCTCCGGAGATCCTGATGACCGGCTCCGCCGACGCCATTCCCTATGTCAAGCGTCTGGCCGACGCGATGGGCGAGGAGCTGGAGGTCGTCGAATTCACCCGCAAGTCGCCGCTGCGCGTCCAGGAAGAGCGGGTGAAGCTGGACGAGGTGAAGCCGGGAGACGCCCTGATCGCCTTCTCGCGCAAGGACGTGATGGCCTTGCGGCACGACCTGCTGGGCCGCAACCACAATGTCGCGGTGATCTACGGCGCCCTGTCGCCGGAGGTCCGACGGGCCGAGGCCCGGCGCTTCCGCGAGGGCACCGCCGACGTGCTGGTGGCGACCGACGCCATCGGTATGGGGCTGAACCTCCCGGTCGCCCGCGTCGTGCTGTCCACCACCCGCAAATATGACGGGCGGGAGGAGCGCGAGCTGACCGCGTCGGAGATCCGCCAGATCGGCGGCCGGGCCGGCCGCTTCGGCATGCATGAGGAAGGCCGCGTCGCCGTGCTGGACGGCGAGAACATCAACCCGGTGCGCCGGGCGCTGACCTCGCCGCCGGTGCCGCCGGAAGACCCACGCTCGTGGATCTCCCCCAACCTCAGCCATGTCGAGGCCATCGCGCAGGAGCTGGACACCGACAGCCTCGCCAAGGTGCTGCGTACGGCCGGGCAGGAGCTGCTGCGCGCCAACCAGACCTTCCGCATGACCGACCTGGAGCAGCGCATCCAGGCGGCGTCCGCGGTGGACCGGGCCAAGCTGCCGCTGGCGCAGCGCGACATGCTGGCCCGTTGCCCGATCGACACCCGCGACCAGAACAACCTGCGCCTTCTGGGCGGCTGGGCGGTCAACCAGGGCAGGGGCATTCCCAATGCCGCCCCCGACGCGGCCGAACGTTTCCGCCACAGCGTCGGCACCGACGTGGAGCTTGAAAAGGCCGAGCGCGCGGTGAAGGAACTGACCGCCTATGCGTGGCTTGCCTACCGCTTCCCCGATGCCTATCCCGAGATGGATCTGTGCCAGGAGCGGCGGGCGCACCTGAACGCCTTCATCGAGCGGACGCTTGCCGAGCGCTCGCTCGCCCGCGCCTGTCCGGTCTGCGGCACGCGGCTGAAGGCCAACCACCGCTTCCGTGTCTGCGACAATTGCTACAGCAGCCGCGTCGAGGAGCGTCGCGGCGGCCATCGCGGCGGGCCGGCGCGCGCCAACGGCGAGAAGGCTCCGGGGCACCAGCACCATTTTCACCATCCGGTGAAGGAGGGTGGCCGGGATGGCGGACGCGATGCCGGCCGCGGCGCCCCCCGGACCGGCCGCGGACCGAGGCGGCGCAACGCGGCGCCTTGA